One genomic window of Tatumella citrea includes the following:
- the uvrD gene encoding DNA helicase II produces MDVSDLLNSLNDNQREAVAAPRSNLLVLAGAGSGKTRVLVHRIAWLLTVENCSPYSIMAVTFTNKAAAEMRHRIEQVLGTTQGGMWIGTFHGLAHRLLRAHPLDAGLPQDFQILDSEDQLRLLKRLIKALNLDDKQWPARQAMWYINGKKDEGLRPKHIESYGNPVEQTWLKIYQAYQEACDRAGLVDFAELLLRAHELWLNKPHILNHYRERFTNLLVDEFQDTNNIQYAWIRMLAGDTGKVMIVGDDDQSIYGWRGAQVENIQRFLTDFTGAQTIRLEQNYRSTSNILKAANTLIANNQGRLGKELWTEDGDGEPISLYCAFNELDEARFVVGRIKHWHEQGGSLADCAILYRSNAQSRVLEEALLQSSLPYRIYGGMRFFERQEIKDALAYLRLISNRNDDAAFERVVNTPTRGIGDRTLDVVRQAARDRQLTLWQSSRELLSEKVLAGRAASALLRFIELIDSLSRETSDLPLHVQTDRVVKDSGLWMMYEQENGEKGQTRIENLEELVTATRQFSYQDEDQDLMPLQAFLSHAALEAGEGQADKWQDAAQLMTMHAAKGLEFSQVFIVGMEEGMFPSQMSLEEGGRLEEERRLAYVGVTRAMQKLTLTYAESRRLYGKEVYHRPSRFIGEIPEECIEEVRLRASVSRPVSHQRMGAPVTNNDSGFALGQRVRHAKFGEGTIINLEGSGEHSRVQVAFQGQGIKWLVAAYARLESA; encoded by the coding sequence ATGGACGTTTCTGATCTGCTCAACAGTTTAAATGATAACCAGCGTGAAGCCGTTGCGGCACCGCGCAGTAACCTGCTGGTACTGGCAGGAGCGGGCAGCGGCAAGACCCGCGTACTGGTACACCGTATTGCCTGGTTGCTGACGGTCGAAAACTGTTCCCCGTATTCCATCATGGCAGTGACCTTCACCAATAAAGCGGCCGCTGAGATGCGTCATCGTATCGAACAGGTGTTGGGAACCACCCAGGGCGGGATGTGGATTGGTACCTTCCATGGGCTGGCACATCGTTTGTTACGGGCCCATCCGTTGGATGCCGGATTACCTCAGGATTTTCAGATTCTCGACAGTGAAGATCAGTTACGGTTACTGAAACGTCTGATTAAAGCCCTGAATCTGGATGATAAACAATGGCCTGCCCGCCAGGCTATGTGGTACATCAACGGCAAAAAAGATGAAGGTCTGCGGCCGAAACATATTGAAAGTTACGGCAATCCGGTTGAACAAACCTGGCTGAAAATTTATCAGGCATATCAGGAAGCCTGTGACCGCGCCGGGCTGGTCGATTTTGCCGAACTGTTATTACGGGCCCATGAATTGTGGCTGAATAAACCGCATATTCTGAATCATTACCGCGAGCGTTTTACTAATCTGTTGGTGGACGAATTCCAGGATACTAACAACATCCAGTATGCCTGGATACGGATGCTGGCGGGTGATACCGGCAAAGTCATGATCGTTGGCGATGATGATCAGTCAATTTACGGCTGGCGTGGTGCTCAGGTGGAGAATATTCAGCGCTTCCTTACTGACTTCACCGGTGCTCAGACTATCCGCCTGGAACAAAACTACCGTTCAACCAGCAATATTCTGAAAGCGGCCAATACCCTGATTGCCAATAATCAGGGAAGGTTAGGAAAAGAACTGTGGACTGAAGACGGTGATGGTGAACCCATCTCGTTGTACTGCGCTTTCAATGAGCTGGATGAAGCCCGGTTTGTGGTCGGTCGAATTAAGCACTGGCATGAACAGGGTGGATCGCTGGCCGACTGTGCCATTCTTTACCGCAGCAATGCTCAGTCGCGCGTACTGGAAGAAGCCTTGCTGCAAAGCAGCCTGCCTTATCGTATTTATGGCGGTATGCGCTTTTTCGAACGCCAGGAAATTAAAGATGCCCTGGCCTATTTACGGCTGATATCTAACCGCAATGATGACGCCGCCTTTGAGCGGGTAGTGAACACCCCGACACGGGGGATTGGTGACCGTACTCTGGATGTGGTTCGTCAGGCGGCCCGGGACCGGCAACTGACCCTCTGGCAATCCTCCCGCGAGTTACTGTCGGAAAAGGTGCTGGCCGGCAGAGCGGCTTCGGCGCTGTTACGTTTTATTGAGCTGATTGATTCGTTATCACGGGAAACCAGCGATCTGCCTCTGCATGTTCAGACTGACAGGGTCGTGAAAGACTCCGGTTTGTGGATGATGTACGAGCAGGAAAACGGAGAGAAAGGCCAGACGCGTATCGAAAACCTTGAGGAACTGGTCACTGCGACCCGGCAGTTCAGCTATCAGGATGAAGATCAGGATTTGATGCCGTTGCAGGCGTTTCTGTCACATGCTGCGCTGGAAGCCGGTGAAGGTCAGGCGGATAAATGGCAGGATGCAGCGCAACTTATGACCATGCATGCGGCTAAAGGTCTGGAATTTAGCCAGGTCTTTATTGTGGGCATGGAAGAAGGGATGTTCCCAAGCCAGATGTCGTTGGAAGAGGGTGGACGGCTGGAAGAAGAGCGGCGATTGGCTTATGTCGGCGTCACTCGTGCTATGCAGAAGCTGACTCTGACCTATGCCGAAAGCCGGCGTCTGTATGGAAAAGAAGTTTACCATCGCCCGTCACGATTTATCGGTGAAATACCTGAAGAGTGCATCGAAGAGGTCCGGTTAAGGGCGAGTGTCAGCCGGCCGGTCAGCCATCAACGGATGGGGGCTCCGGTCACTAACAATGATAGTGGCTTTGCGCTGGGGCAGCGGGTCCGGCATGCTAAATTTGGTGAAGGTACTATCATTAACCTGGAAGGTAGCGGTGAGCATTCCCGGGTCCAGGTAGCATTCCAGGGGCAGGGGATTAAATGGCTGGTAGCGGCCTATGCCCGTCTGGAAAGCGCATGA
- the yigB gene encoding 5-amino-6-(5-phospho-D-ribitylamino)uracil phosphatase YigB has translation MRFYRPTGKVRAMTFDLDDTLYDNREVILTTVKKTHQALQDFHPGLRDISLREYETAREEIMHHQPDAVHDVTAWREKAVYRVMQKAGLSEALCREGATHVMSVFAAWRSEVTMPQSTHDTLAYLAQRIPLAAITNGNADPHLMGIAGYFRFILRAGPHGKAKPAEDMYRLAEEKLQIPAAEILHVGDDLTTDVVGSLRSGFQSCWINPYQQNLMIASDARLLPHLEISRLDSLTTLL, from the coding sequence ATGCGTTTTTACCGTCCCACCGGCAAAGTCCGGGCGATGACGTTTGACCTGGACGATACGTTGTACGATAACCGTGAGGTTATCCTGACCACCGTCAAAAAGACCCACCAGGCACTTCAGGATTTCCACCCCGGATTACGTGATATCTCTCTGAGAGAGTATGAGACAGCCCGCGAAGAAATAATGCATCACCAGCCTGATGCGGTCCATGACGTTACCGCCTGGCGGGAAAAAGCCGTATACCGGGTGATGCAAAAAGCCGGATTATCAGAAGCGTTATGTCGCGAAGGAGCGACCCATGTGATGTCAGTATTTGCCGCCTGGCGAAGTGAAGTCACAATGCCACAAAGCACCCATGATACTCTGGCTTATCTGGCGCAGCGTATCCCGCTTGCCGCTATCACCAATGGTAATGCCGACCCGCATCTGATGGGGATTGCCGGATATTTTCGTTTTATTCTGCGTGCCGGGCCGCATGGCAAGGCCAAGCCGGCAGAGGATATGTACCGGCTGGCAGAAGAAAAACTGCAAATACCGGCCGCTGAAATTCTGCATGTCGGCGATGATTTAACCACTGATGTGGTGGGTTCGTTGCGCAGTGGATTCCAGTCATGCTGGATTAACCCTTACCAGCAGAACCTGATGATTGCCAGTGATGCGCGGTTGTTACCTCATCTGGAAATTTCACGGTTGGATTCGCTGACCACGCTGCTATAA
- the xerC gene encoding tyrosine recombinase XerC: MPLSLQAPVESFLRYLKVERQLSPLTVTSYQRQLAVLTEMMDDMGLQQWAQLEPAHVRALAAKSRRAGLQASSLALRLSALRSLLDWQVGQGLLPANPAKGVATPKAPRHLPKNIDVDQMGQLLEIDLNDPLSVRDRTMLEVMYGAGLRLSELVNLDCRHFDAEQAEVWVMGKGSKERRLPVGRTACEWLLRWLEMRELFGPQDDAIFLSMQGKRISARNVQKRFAEWGIRQGVNSHIHPHKLRHSFATHMLESSGDLRAVQELLGHANLSTTQIYTHLDFQHLATVYDAAHPRAKRGKK; encoded by the coding sequence ATGCCTCTGTCGTTACAGGCTCCCGTCGAGAGTTTTCTGCGCTATCTGAAAGTCGAGCGACAGCTCAGCCCGTTAACCGTCACCAGTTACCAGCGGCAGTTAGCCGTGCTCACAGAGATGATGGATGATATGGGGCTTCAGCAGTGGGCCCAACTGGAGCCGGCACATGTCAGGGCGTTGGCTGCTAAAAGCCGACGGGCAGGATTGCAGGCCAGTAGTCTGGCATTGCGGTTGTCAGCTTTACGTAGTTTGCTGGACTGGCAGGTAGGACAAGGCTTGCTGCCGGCGAATCCGGCGAAAGGTGTAGCAACCCCGAAAGCTCCCCGACACCTGCCGAAAAATATAGATGTCGATCAGATGGGGCAGTTGCTGGAAATTGATCTGAACGACCCGTTGTCGGTACGTGACCGGACAATGCTGGAAGTGATGTACGGCGCAGGCCTGCGTCTGTCGGAATTAGTTAACCTGGACTGTCGCCATTTTGATGCTGAACAGGCCGAAGTCTGGGTGATGGGTAAGGGCAGCAAAGAGCGGCGACTGCCGGTTGGCAGAACCGCCTGCGAATGGTTACTGCGCTGGCTGGAAATGCGGGAGCTGTTCGGCCCGCAGGATGACGCGATATTCCTTTCCATGCAGGGCAAACGTATCTCTGCACGTAATGTTCAGAAACGATTTGCTGAATGGGGTATCCGCCAGGGAGTGAACAGCCATATTCACCCACATAAATTACGCCACTCTTTTGCTACCCATATGCTGGAATCCAGTGGCGATTTGCGGGCAGTGCAGGAGCTGCTGGGCCACGCTAATCTGTCCACCACTCAGATTTATACCCACCTGGATTTTCAGCATCTGGCTACAGTTTATGATGCTGCACATCCCCGTGCTAAACGAGGAAAAAAATAA
- a CDS encoding DUF484 domain-containing protein, translating to MKPDEDPELLNVVTPDDQSVSDYLRLNPDFFIRNARQVEQMQVPHPVRGTTSLVEWHMARQRNHIQQLEEEITLLMEQATANQQLFGQLLSLQSHLACADSLQEMLNRLHRWARDLGLAGATVRLFNEQWQIGAPSDFTRLGLSRQAFDALRIQRLGQRQHYLGPLNGPELLLLLPEAKAIGSVAMSLMGNDEDVGVLIFSSRDKQHYHPGMGTELLQYLAGMLPDLLSRWISRR from the coding sequence ATGAAACCAGATGAAGACCCGGAATTACTGAATGTTGTAACTCCCGATGATCAGTCGGTCAGTGATTATCTGCGCCTGAACCCTGATTTTTTTATCCGTAATGCCCGACAGGTTGAACAAATGCAGGTTCCGCACCCGGTACGCGGAACCACTTCGCTGGTGGAGTGGCATATGGCCCGCCAGCGCAACCACATCCAACAGCTGGAAGAAGAGATCACATTGCTGATGGAGCAGGCAACCGCTAATCAGCAATTATTTGGTCAGTTGCTTTCGTTACAGTCTCATCTGGCCTGTGCCGACAGCCTGCAGGAAATGCTGAACCGGTTGCATCGCTGGGCCAGAGATTTGGGGTTAGCCGGTGCCACGGTCAGATTGTTTAACGAACAATGGCAAATCGGTGCACCTTCTGACTTTACCCGACTAGGGCTTTCCCGGCAGGCGTTCGATGCACTGCGCATTCAGCGTCTCGGCCAGCGACAACACTATCTCGGACCACTGAATGGCCCTGAGTTATTGTTGCTGTTACCGGAAGCCAAAGCAATTGGTTCGGTGGCAATGTCACTGATGGGTAATGATGAGGACGTCGGGGTACTGATTTTCAGCAGCCGCGATAAACAGCATTACCATCCGGGAATGGGCACTGAATTGCTGCAATATCTGGCGGGTATGCTGCCAGACTTGCTGTCGCGCTGGATTAGCCGCAGATGA
- the dapF gene encoding diaminopimelate epimerase, which yields MQFSKMHGLGNDFMVVDAVTQNVFFSPELIRRLADRNLGVGFDQLLIVEPPYDPDLDFHYRIFNADGSEVAQCGNGARCFARFVRLKGLTNKSDIRVSTQTGRMTLSVTNDELVRVNMGEPDFEPGNVPFRANKAENLYLMRLAEQTVMFGVVSMGNPHCVIQVDSVQTAAVEVLGPQMESHERFPERVNVGFMEVVSESHIRLRVFERGAGETQACGSGACAAVASGIQQGLLGDKVRVDLPGGSLQIAWGGPGTPLYMTGPATHVYDGFIHL from the coding sequence ATGCAGTTTTCTAAAATGCACGGTCTCGGCAATGATTTTATGGTCGTTGACGCGGTCACTCAGAATGTTTTCTTCTCGCCGGAGCTCATTCGCCGGCTGGCAGACAGGAATCTTGGGGTCGGATTTGATCAGTTGCTGATTGTTGAGCCGCCTTATGATCCGGATCTGGATTTTCACTACCGTATTTTTAATGCGGATGGCAGCGAAGTTGCACAGTGTGGCAACGGCGCCCGCTGTTTTGCACGTTTTGTTCGCCTGAAAGGGCTGACCAATAAAAGCGATATCCGTGTTAGTACCCAAACCGGCAGAATGACCCTCAGCGTCACTAATGATGAGCTGGTGCGGGTTAATATGGGTGAACCTGATTTCGAACCTGGCAATGTTCCTTTCCGCGCCAATAAGGCCGAAAACCTCTACCTGATGCGTCTGGCAGAGCAAACAGTGATGTTTGGTGTGGTATCGATGGGCAATCCTCACTGTGTGATTCAGGTGGATAGTGTACAAACCGCCGCCGTGGAAGTGCTAGGTCCACAGATGGAAAGCCATGAGCGCTTTCCGGAACGGGTGAATGTGGGTTTTATGGAAGTTGTGTCAGAGTCCCATATTCGCCTGCGGGTCTTTGAGCGTGGCGCTGGTGAAACCCAGGCTTGCGGCAGCGGCGCCTGTGCAGCTGTTGCCAGTGGTATTCAGCAAGGATTACTCGGTGACAAAGTACGGGTAGATTTGCCTGGCGGCAGCCTGCAGATTGCCTGGGGTGGTCCGGGAACACCACTGTATATGACCGGTCCAGCGACTCATGTTTACGACGGATTTATTCATTTATGA
- the lptM gene encoding LPS translocon maturation chaperone LptM, giving the protein MKKMVGWLAIIVIPAALTGCGLKGPLYFPKAETTKKERQQETATKPWKDDTTAPAGTVSP; this is encoded by the coding sequence ATGAAGAAAATGGTCGGCTGGCTGGCGATAATTGTAATCCCGGCAGCATTAACGGGATGCGGGCTGAAGGGGCCGCTTTACTTTCCTAAAGCTGAAACTACCAAGAAAGAGAGGCAGCAGGAAACTGCAACTAAACCCTGGAAAGATGACACCACAGCACCAGCAGGCACTGTGTCACCGTAA
- the cyaY gene encoding iron donor protein CyaY — protein MNDSEFHQQADQLLRAVEERLDEHDGDADIDYETHGSVMTLSFENGSKIVINRQEPMHQVWLATKAGGYHFSYQAPRWVCDRTGGDFWVLLADACTAQSGEKFSF, from the coding sequence ATGAACGACAGTGAATTCCACCAACAGGCTGACCAATTGCTGCGGGCTGTAGAAGAACGCCTGGATGAGCATGACGGTGATGCCGATATCGATTATGAAACTCACGGCAGCGTGATGACCCTGAGTTTTGAAAACGGCAGCAAAATTGTGATTAATCGTCAGGAACCGATGCATCAGGTCTGGCTGGCGACCAAAGCTGGCGGCTATCATTTCAGTTATCAGGCACCGCGCTGGGTGTGCGATCGCACCGGCGGTGATTTCTGGGTACTGCTGGCAGATGCCTGTACTGCTCAGTCTGGCGAGAAATTCAGTTTCTGA
- a CDS encoding class I adenylate cyclase — MYLYIETLKQRLDAINQLRVDRAMAAMGPAFRQVYSLLPVFLQYHHPMLPGYLDGNVPHGISFFTPVENQQLMLDKLCHSPVKLPEISPGEAPITGVYSMGSTSSVGQNSVSDLDIWVCHQSWLDNDERQKLQQKCNLLRQWCLSLGIEVSFFLIDENRFRHNESGNLGTEDCGSTQHILLLDEFYRSAVRMAGKRILWNMVPGEEEGHYDDYVMSLYAGGALTPNEWLDLGGLGTLSAEEYFGASLWQLYKSIDSPYKAVLKTLLLESYTREYPNTRLLAMDIKQRLHDGEIVSFGLDPYCMMLEKVTRYLQEIDDPARLDLVRRCFYLKACEKLTEERPQVRSQWRREILSQLVKEWGWDTQRLEILDSRASWKIEQVREAHNELLDAMMQSYRNLIRFARRNNLSVSASPQDIGVLTRKLYAAFEALPGKVILVNPQISPDLSEEHLTFIHVPEGRANRPGWYLYNKSPDMDSIISNQPLEYNRYLIKLVAWAWFNGLLTDKTLLHIKGNGGCDAGRLQEVVSDVSQHFPLRVPAPTPKALYSPCEIRHLAILVNLEYDPTAEFRNQVVHFDFRKLDVFSFGQQQRCLIGSIDLLYRNSWNEVRTLHFSGEQSMIEALKTILGKMHQDALPPDAVEVFCYSQHLRGLIRTRVQQLVSECIDIRLSSTRQEPGRFKALRLAGDTWGVFFERMSVSVQKLENAVEFYGAISNNKLHGLSIKVDSQQADLPPVVNNYASEGIIQFFFENNPSSESDDFSIYILDENNRVEVYRHCEGSREELVRDVSRFYSSSHDRFTYGSSFVNFNLPQFYQLVTEDGKSKVLPFRSVSHDEVAEDVSPQLSRDVLPRSRSLF; from the coding sequence TTGTACCTTTATATTGAGACTCTGAAACAGAGACTGGATGCCATTAATCAACTGCGGGTTGATCGGGCAATGGCGGCGATGGGGCCTGCCTTCAGGCAGGTGTATAGCCTGCTGCCGGTATTTCTACAATATCATCACCCTATGCTGCCAGGTTACCTGGACGGTAATGTGCCCCACGGCATTAGTTTTTTCACGCCTGTAGAAAACCAGCAGCTAATGCTGGATAAGCTCTGTCACTCTCCTGTGAAGTTGCCGGAAATTTCTCCCGGCGAAGCCCCGATTACCGGGGTCTATTCGATGGGTAGTACCTCTTCCGTTGGACAGAACAGTGTCTCCGATCTGGATATCTGGGTCTGTCATCAGTCATGGCTGGACAACGACGAACGACAAAAATTACAGCAAAAATGCAATTTGCTGCGTCAATGGTGCCTGTCTCTGGGAATTGAAGTCAGTTTCTTTCTGATTGATGAAAATCGTTTTCGCCATAATGAAAGCGGCAATCTGGGAACTGAAGATTGCGGAAGTACTCAGCATATTTTATTGCTGGATGAATTTTATCGCTCGGCAGTACGGATGGCAGGTAAGCGTATTCTGTGGAATATGGTGCCGGGTGAGGAAGAGGGGCATTACGACGATTATGTGATGTCGTTGTATGCCGGTGGTGCTCTGACTCCGAACGAATGGCTTGACCTGGGGGGCCTGGGCACCCTGTCTGCTGAAGAGTATTTCGGCGCCAGCCTCTGGCAGCTGTATAAGAGTATCGATTCACCGTACAAAGCTGTGTTGAAAACCCTGCTGCTGGAATCTTACACCCGTGAGTATCCAAATACCCGGTTGCTGGCGATGGATATTAAGCAGCGTCTGCATGACGGCGAGATTGTCAGTTTCGGGCTGGACCCCTACTGCATGATGCTGGAAAAAGTGACCCGCTACTTACAGGAAATTGATGATCCGGCCCGGCTGGACCTGGTGCGGCGCTGTTTCTATCTGAAAGCCTGTGAAAAACTGACCGAAGAGCGCCCTCAGGTCCGTTCGCAATGGCGGCGGGAAATTCTGAGCCAGCTGGTCAAAGAGTGGGGCTGGGACACTCAGCGTCTGGAAATACTGGACAGCCGTGCCAGCTGGAAAATTGAACAGGTTCGTGAAGCGCATAACGAATTGCTGGATGCGATGATGCAAAGTTATCGTAACCTGATCCGTTTTGCGCGGCGGAATAATTTAAGTGTCAGCGCCAGCCCGCAAGATATCGGGGTGCTGACCCGTAAGTTGTATGCGGCTTTTGAAGCGTTACCAGGAAAAGTTATTCTGGTTAACCCGCAGATCTCTCCTGATTTGTCCGAGGAGCATCTGACATTTATTCATGTTCCTGAAGGACGGGCCAACCGCCCGGGCTGGTATCTGTACAATAAATCCCCTGATATGGATTCCATTATCAGCAACCAGCCACTGGAATATAACCGCTATCTGATCAAGCTGGTGGCCTGGGCCTGGTTTAACGGTTTACTGACTGATAAAACCCTGTTGCATATCAAAGGCAATGGCGGTTGTGATGCCGGACGGTTACAGGAAGTGGTCAGTGATGTGTCTCAGCACTTTCCTCTGCGGGTGCCGGCTCCGACGCCAAAAGCACTGTATAGCCCGTGTGAAATCCGTCATCTGGCGATTCTGGTCAATCTGGAATACGACCCGACGGCTGAATTCCGTAATCAGGTCGTGCATTTCGATTTCCGCAAACTGGATGTCTTTAGCTTTGGACAACAGCAGCGATGTCTGATCGGCAGTATTGACCTGCTGTATCGCAATTCATGGAACGAAGTCCGAACTCTGCATTTCAGTGGTGAACAATCGATGATTGAAGCACTGAAAACTATTCTGGGTAAGATGCATCAGGATGCTCTGCCACCGGATGCGGTCGAAGTCTTCTGCTACAGCCAGCATTTACGGGGATTGATCCGCACCCGGGTTCAGCAACTGGTTTCAGAATGTATCGACATCCGTTTATCCAGCACCCGACAAGAACCGGGGCGCTTTAAGGCCCTGCGACTGGCCGGAGATACCTGGGGTGTGTTCTTCGAGCGGATGAGTGTCTCAGTGCAGAAACTGGAAAATGCGGTGGAATTTTACGGCGCTATCTCTAATAACAAACTGCACGGGTTGTCGATTAAAGTCGATTCGCAACAGGCCGATTTGCCGCCCGTGGTTAACAACTACGCCAGTGAAGGTATTATCCAGTTCTTCTTCGAGAATAATCCGTCATCTGAGTCTGATGATTTCAGTATTTATATTCTGGATGAGAATAACCGGGTAGAAGTTTACCGTCATTGTGAGGGGAGCCGGGAAGAACTGGTGCGGGATGTTAGCCGTTTCTATTCATCTTCGCATGACCGCTTTACCTACGGTTCCAGCTTCGTCAACTTTAACCTGCCACAGTTCTACCAGTTAGTGACTGAGGATGGAAAAAGTAAAGTATTGCCTTTCCGTTCTGTTTCACATGATGAAGTGGCAGAAGACGTTTCACCACAACTCAGTCGTGATGTGCTGCCGCGCTCCCGCAGCCTGTTCTGA
- the hemC gene encoding hydroxymethylbilane synthase yields MSDKIIRIATRQSPLALWQAHYVQEQLMAAHPEVRVELVPMVTKGDVLLDTPLSKVGGKGLFVKELELAMLENRADLAVHSMKDVPVAFPEGLGLVTICQRADPLDAFVSEKYASLDELPEGAVVGTSSLRRQCQISARRPDLVIRSLRGNVGTRLSKLDAGEYDAIILAAAGLKRLGLESRIRSTLPAEVSLPAVGQGAVGIECRTNDTALIALLQSLNHHDTETCVRAERAMNTRLEGGCQVPIGSYALLQADDQLWLRGLVGTPDGSQMICAERRGHRDQAEQLGIALAEELLEKGAGEILREVYQGQPPV; encoded by the coding sequence ATGTCTGATAAAATTATCCGCATCGCCACCCGGCAAAGCCCGCTTGCTCTCTGGCAGGCGCATTATGTTCAGGAACAATTAATGGCTGCCCATCCGGAGGTCCGGGTTGAACTGGTCCCAATGGTGACTAAGGGTGACGTTCTGCTGGATACCCCGCTATCCAAGGTTGGCGGCAAAGGATTGTTTGTCAAAGAGTTGGAACTGGCCATGCTGGAAAATCGTGCCGACCTTGCCGTGCATTCAATGAAGGATGTTCCGGTCGCCTTCCCTGAAGGGCTGGGTCTGGTGACTATTTGCCAACGTGCTGATCCGCTGGATGCTTTTGTCTCCGAAAAATATGCCTCTCTGGATGAACTGCCGGAAGGTGCTGTCGTCGGAACCTCCAGTCTGCGCCGGCAGTGTCAGATCAGTGCCCGTCGCCCTGATCTGGTGATTCGCTCATTACGTGGAAATGTCGGAACCCGCCTCTCCAAACTCGATGCCGGTGAATATGATGCAATTATTCTGGCTGCCGCCGGGCTGAAGCGTCTGGGCCTTGAGTCCCGTATCCGCAGTACACTTCCTGCAGAAGTCTCGCTGCCCGCGGTCGGTCAGGGAGCCGTTGGTATTGAATGCCGTACCAATGATACTGCGCTGATCGCCCTGTTACAGTCACTGAATCATCACGATACTGAAACCTGTGTCCGGGCTGAACGTGCGATGAATACGCGCCTGGAAGGTGGTTGTCAGGTTCCGATTGGCAGTTACGCATTATTGCAGGCGGATGATCAGTTATGGTTGCGCGGCCTGGTAGGCACTCCGGATGGTTCGCAAATGATCTGTGCTGAGCGTCGGGGCCATCGCGACCAGGCCGAGCAACTGGGTATCGCCCTGGCAGAAGAGCTGCTGGAAAAAGGTGCCGGTGAAATTCTGCGTGAGGTCTATCAGGGGCAGCCTCCGGTATGA
- the hemD gene encoding uroporphyrinogen-III synthase, translating into MTILVTRPEPSASELVTRLRQTGKHAWSFPLIEYTPGKDLASLATRLEALQANDMVFAVSHQAVHFAVPAMMQTNTAWPASVDYYAIGRRTALDLHMACQQTVNYPEHSATSETLLNLPSLKDVSGKHILILRGNGGRDLLAETLQQRGARVELCECYQRIPCQYQGAEQAVRWRRQGITTLVVTSGEMLKLLYSLFPAIDRREWLLHCRLVVVSERLATLASELGWHSVTVADGADNDALLRALH; encoded by the coding sequence ATGACCATTCTGGTCACCCGGCCGGAGCCCTCGGCGTCAGAGCTGGTTACCAGACTGCGCCAGACAGGCAAACATGCCTGGAGTTTCCCGCTGATTGAATATACGCCAGGCAAAGACCTGGCGTCACTTGCCACGCGGCTGGAGGCCTTGCAAGCCAATGACATGGTCTTTGCGGTATCGCATCAAGCAGTCCATTTTGCAGTACCAGCAATGATGCAAACCAATACTGCATGGCCGGCCAGTGTCGACTATTATGCTATAGGGCGTCGGACAGCATTAGATTTACATATGGCCTGTCAGCAAACTGTGAACTACCCTGAACACAGTGCCACCAGTGAAACACTACTTAATCTGCCTTCGCTCAAAGATGTGAGTGGTAAACACATATTAATATTACGCGGCAATGGTGGCCGGGATCTGCTGGCCGAAACATTACAGCAGCGTGGTGCCCGGGTAGAGCTGTGTGAATGCTATCAACGCATTCCCTGCCAGTATCAGGGTGCGGAACAAGCTGTCCGCTGGCGCAGGCAAGGTATCACCACCCTGGTCGTTACCAGTGGCGAAATGCTAAAACTTTTATATTCGCTGTTTCCGGCAATTGATCGCAGGGAATGGCTATTGCACTGCCGGCTGGTTGTCGTCAGTGAACGTTTAGCTACTCTGGCCAGTGAATTAGGCTGGCATTCAGTGACAGTAGCTGATGGTGCGGATAACGATGCGTTATTACGTGCGTTACACTGA